Proteins encoded together in one Planctopirus ephydatiae window:
- a CDS encoding c-type cytochrome domain-containing protein, which yields MLRQICFSLVMATVLIQASSLMAAITPEQRQQLNDLKTEIGKVPALLSKKKLDEATAAVTSVEEKLNTLVKDGIPETEALVKALRKQVETQRGILAKQQALVAAKIPTSFSKEVAPILEANCVSCHGEDNPRGGLRMDTFAGMERGGTNGALVVAGNPLRSPLVLRLTTTDNRLRMPKNEEALKPAEIQVIAKWISEGAKYDVMDKTASLGSLAAMADGKPKPAPVPVEVAKPTGNEKVSFINDVAPTLVTTCGQCHLGNNPRGGFSVATFERMMQGGESGRVIVPGSLEGSRLWRLVNADEAPVMPAGQGRITRKWHADLRTWITEGAKFDGPDAKRPLMQLVPTPEEIRARELAKMTPEQLLERRRKDTNEKWEMALSSTQPNIHETDEFIMIGDVDTARLKELAESGSEFLKVLKTTFGFKETPVWKGKLAVFVFKERFGYEEFNQTINRREVPKEIIGHADVSPTLETALVAIYDVGDDPTEKSPGAVLNLAEQLAAAALLKGGGDLPDWLIRGTGLSLAAAGPIGKGNPYVVALKPRAAEAMQYSIQQPQDVFQDGTFSPADVGPAGYAIVEFLMRNGGASNFGSFVKRIQGGDTPAAALQAVYRQDARTMGASFLSTQGAAPGNRKAKKK from the coding sequence ATGCTTCGTCAAATCTGTTTCAGCCTCGTCATGGCAACAGTCCTGATTCAGGCTTCATCGCTGATGGCTGCCATCACGCCTGAGCAGCGGCAACAGCTCAATGATCTCAAGACGGAAATTGGCAAGGTTCCCGCACTCCTCTCAAAAAAGAAACTCGACGAGGCCACGGCAGCCGTCACTTCCGTGGAAGAAAAACTCAATACACTGGTAAAGGACGGGATTCCAGAGACCGAGGCGCTCGTCAAAGCTCTTCGAAAACAAGTCGAGACGCAACGAGGGATTCTCGCGAAACAGCAGGCCTTGGTAGCAGCCAAAATTCCGACCAGTTTCTCGAAAGAAGTGGCTCCGATTCTTGAGGCCAACTGCGTCTCCTGCCACGGAGAAGACAATCCACGAGGTGGTTTGCGGATGGATACCTTCGCCGGGATGGAACGAGGCGGCACGAATGGCGCCCTGGTTGTCGCTGGCAATCCGCTCCGCAGTCCTCTCGTCCTGAGGCTGACCACCACGGACAACCGCTTGAGAATGCCCAAGAATGAAGAGGCACTCAAACCTGCCGAGATTCAGGTGATTGCCAAGTGGATTTCAGAAGGTGCCAAGTACGACGTAATGGACAAAACCGCGTCGCTGGGATCGCTGGCCGCCATGGCAGACGGGAAACCGAAGCCAGCGCCGGTTCCTGTTGAAGTCGCCAAGCCGACTGGAAACGAAAAGGTCTCGTTCATCAATGATGTGGCCCCGACTCTCGTCACCACCTGCGGACAGTGCCATTTAGGGAACAATCCGCGAGGCGGCTTCAGTGTCGCGACTTTTGAACGCATGATGCAAGGTGGTGAAAGTGGCCGCGTGATTGTCCCTGGCAGCCTGGAAGGGAGCCGGTTGTGGCGACTGGTCAATGCTGATGAAGCTCCCGTCATGCCGGCAGGGCAGGGCCGCATTACCAGAAAGTGGCATGCAGATTTGCGCACATGGATTACGGAAGGTGCCAAATTCGACGGCCCCGATGCCAAACGACCACTTATGCAACTGGTGCCGACTCCAGAGGAGATTCGAGCTCGGGAACTGGCCAAGATGACTCCCGAACAACTCCTTGAGCGGAGACGCAAGGATACTAACGAAAAGTGGGAGATGGCACTCAGTTCGACTCAACCGAATATCCATGAGACGGACGAGTTCATCATGATTGGGGATGTCGATACGGCTCGTCTGAAAGAACTGGCTGAGTCGGGAAGTGAGTTTCTCAAGGTTCTCAAAACAACCTTTGGCTTTAAAGAGACACCCGTCTGGAAAGGTAAGCTGGCGGTGTTCGTCTTCAAAGAACGCTTTGGCTACGAAGAATTCAATCAGACGATCAACCGCCGAGAAGTTCCGAAGGAAATCATTGGTCATGCCGATGTCTCACCGACACTCGAAACGGCACTTGTGGCCATTTACGATGTGGGCGACGATCCCACAGAGAAGTCTCCAGGGGCAGTCCTGAATCTGGCCGAGCAGTTGGCGGCTGCTGCATTACTCAAGGGGGGCGGAGATCTTCCCGACTGGCTCATCAGAGGAACTGGCTTATCGTTGGCAGCGGCTGGCCCCATTGGTAAAGGCAACCCGTATGTTGTTGCCCTCAAGCCGCGTGCGGCCGAAGCTATGCAATATAGCATTCAGCAACCACAGGATGTGTTCCAGGATGGTACGTTTTCGCCAGCGGATGTCGGGCCTGCGGGCTATGCGATTGTTGAATTTCTCATGCGAAATGGTGGCGCATCGAACTTCGGGAGTTTCGTGAAACGAATCCAGGGTGGAGATACTCCAGCCGCCGCACTGCAGGCCGTCTACCGGCAGGATGCCCGGACAATGGGTGCCAGTTTCCTGAGTACCCAGGGTGCAGCCCCGGGAAATCGCAAAGCGAAGAAAAAGTGA
- the larE gene encoding ATP-dependent sacrificial sulfur transferase LarE has product MNPQPPPQTSINAMNRPQLEENDPSKSRGATRSLTEKQLDQLVEWFRPWPSVIVAYSGGVDSALVSWGAFQALGSSALAVTALSPSVSENDRELSAAVAREIGIQHQTIHTQEIELAEYRANSPTRCYFCKSTLYSTIRSKYPASEFPLIVNGTNLDDLGDHRPGLAAAKEFQIRSPLVELGYNKQIVRSLAHLAGLTVHDRPASPCLASRIAYGVEVTSDRLLRVERAEKYLRALGFQEFRVRIEHGELARIELHPEDLTQLVRSPMREACVRVLRELGFRQICLDLAGFRSGSHNELIQLNAASK; this is encoded by the coding sequence ATGAACCCGCAACCACCTCCACAAACATCCATCAATGCCATGAATCGCCCTCAGCTTGAGGAAAATGATCCATCAAAAAGTCGTGGAGCGACTCGATCTTTGACCGAGAAACAACTCGACCAGCTCGTGGAATGGTTTCGCCCGTGGCCATCTGTGATCGTGGCTTATTCAGGCGGAGTTGACAGTGCTTTAGTCAGTTGGGGAGCGTTTCAGGCACTGGGAAGTTCGGCACTAGCCGTGACAGCCCTGAGCCCCAGCGTTTCTGAGAATGACCGGGAACTCTCCGCTGCAGTGGCCCGTGAAATAGGAATTCAGCATCAGACCATCCACACGCAAGAAATTGAGCTGGCTGAATATCGGGCCAATTCGCCAACTCGCTGTTATTTCTGCAAATCCACCCTCTACAGCACGATTCGATCAAAATACCCAGCCAGCGAATTCCCCTTGATTGTGAATGGTACAAACCTCGACGACCTGGGAGATCATCGCCCCGGGCTGGCGGCTGCCAAAGAATTTCAGATCCGCAGCCCTCTCGTCGAACTGGGCTACAACAAGCAGATCGTCAGGAGCCTGGCTCATCTCGCTGGTTTAACCGTCCATGATCGACCTGCCAGTCCCTGCCTGGCCAGCAGAATCGCTTATGGCGTCGAAGTCACTTCCGATCGATTACTGAGAGTCGAACGGGCCGAAAAATACCTGCGAGCACTCGGCTTTCAGGAATTTCGAGTCAGGATTGAACATGGGGAACTGGCCCGCATCGAACTGCATCCCGAGGATCTGACGCAGCTTGTCAGATCGCCAATGCGTGAAGCATGCGTGCGAGTCCTGCGCGAACTGGGATTTCGTCAGATCTGCCTCGATCTTGCCGGTTTTCGCTCAGGCAGCCACAACGAACTCATCCAATTGAATGCAGCCTCGAAGTGA
- a CDS encoding serine/threonine-protein kinase, with translation MRAADQLIFDDGDIVDDEAALEPTLVGHAAFGTDLKTLDELLSGGAESADASRLLPEHNPEVLHTTGPSVSASGVTTQMKLLSPPVPKRKVERVRDLSPGQVNADVGRPRGRSGTLIQQRLIAAAILVCVGLLAYFIRSLVVQSSPYPYLRAIVLLNSITCLCILLKNRMLHLDRLRFLELLLFIPPAIQIVLTQLLQMREAGVLQNSVLLSDLLHNGTLGLIIVMMSYAMLIPNGWKRAAVLLSPLALAPLVTIAYLRMSIPWTQEVLTLQVCLELATTLAVSLFASIWGTFTISALRQEVSRARQLGQYRLARRLGAGGMGQVFLAEHRLLTRPCAVKLIHPQYGTDPIALMRFEQEVRSMAQLSHWNTVEIYDYGHTEDGTFYYVMEYLPGMNLGELVARFGPLSPERTVHFLIQTCRALHEAHQLGMIHRDLKPANVYAAKRGGEYDVAKLLDFGLVLDSRGVRVRGYSDSSRQTSVAGSPLFMSPEQATYESVPDARSDIYALGATAYFLLTGRPPFEGKTPVQVMIKHARDRVVPLRDLRADIPADVEAIVLRCLAKNQELRFGSARELELALCRCSVSGKWNSDQAERWWQTFAPEIDLPVEI, from the coding sequence ATGCGGGCAGCAGATCAGCTGATCTTCGACGATGGTGACATTGTCGACGATGAAGCGGCTCTGGAACCCACCCTCGTGGGGCATGCGGCATTTGGGACCGATCTCAAAACTCTGGATGAACTTTTGTCGGGTGGTGCAGAATCTGCAGATGCCTCTCGGTTATTGCCTGAACACAATCCTGAAGTTCTTCATACCACTGGCCCCTCAGTTTCTGCATCTGGTGTGACAACTCAGATGAAGTTGTTATCTCCTCCGGTTCCGAAGAGAAAAGTCGAACGTGTTCGAGATTTGTCGCCAGGCCAGGTCAATGCTGATGTAGGCCGTCCGCGTGGTCGTTCCGGGACATTGATCCAGCAGCGATTAATTGCTGCTGCCATTCTGGTGTGTGTGGGATTACTGGCGTACTTCATCCGCTCGCTGGTCGTGCAAAGTTCGCCTTATCCGTACTTACGTGCGATCGTCCTGCTGAACTCTATCACCTGTCTTTGCATTCTGCTGAAAAATCGAATGCTTCATCTGGACAGACTTCGATTTCTTGAACTGTTGCTGTTCATCCCGCCGGCCATTCAGATCGTGTTGACACAACTGCTCCAGATGCGAGAAGCGGGTGTCCTGCAAAACAGCGTACTTTTAAGTGATCTGCTGCATAATGGTACCTTGGGCCTCATCATCGTGATGATGTCCTATGCGATGTTGATTCCTAATGGCTGGAAGAGGGCTGCGGTCCTTTTATCGCCTTTAGCTCTGGCGCCATTAGTGACGATTGCTTACCTGCGAATGTCCATCCCCTGGACTCAGGAAGTTCTCACTCTCCAGGTTTGCCTCGAACTGGCCACGACATTGGCTGTTTCGCTCTTCGCTTCGATCTGGGGAACATTCACGATATCGGCCTTGAGACAGGAAGTCAGCCGAGCCCGTCAGCTGGGCCAGTATCGACTGGCCAGGAGATTGGGAGCAGGGGGGATGGGACAGGTTTTTCTGGCGGAACATCGGCTGTTAACTCGTCCATGTGCGGTCAAGCTGATTCATCCTCAGTATGGGACTGATCCCATAGCCCTCATGCGGTTCGAGCAGGAAGTTCGCAGTATGGCGCAACTTTCACATTGGAACACTGTTGAAATTTATGATTACGGTCATACCGAAGATGGCACTTTCTACTACGTCATGGAGTATCTCCCGGGGATGAATCTGGGAGAACTGGTGGCTCGTTTCGGGCCGCTTTCTCCTGAGCGTACGGTTCATTTTCTGATTCAGACCTGCCGGGCGCTGCATGAGGCCCATCAACTGGGAATGATCCATCGCGATTTGAAACCCGCCAACGTTTATGCTGCCAAACGCGGCGGTGAGTACGATGTGGCGAAACTGCTGGATTTTGGTCTGGTGCTCGATTCTCGTGGTGTGCGTGTTCGAGGTTATAGCGACAGCAGCCGGCAGACGAGCGTGGCTGGCTCGCCGCTGTTCATGTCGCCAGAACAGGCGACTTACGAGAGTGTGCCTGACGCCCGGAGTGATATCTATGCTCTGGGAGCAACCGCGTATTTTCTGCTCACGGGGCGTCCTCCATTTGAAGGCAAAACTCCCGTACAGGTGATGATCAAGCATGCGCGAGATCGAGTTGTGCCGCTGCGAGATCTGAGAGCCGATATTCCTGCCGATGTGGAAGCAATTGTTCTCCGCTGTCTGGCAAAAAATCAGGAATTGCGATTTGGCTCGGCTCGTGAGTTGGAACTGGCGCTCTGTCGATGCAGTGTTTCGGGCAAGTGGAATAGCGATCAGGCGGAAAGATGGTGGCAGACCTTCGCCCCCGAGATCGATCTGCCCGTCGAGATCTGA
- a CDS encoding serine hydroxymethyltransferase yields MADRMPVLTAADPEIAGAIRQEEVRQHDGLELIASENYTSQSVLEAVGSVLTNKYAEGYPGRRYYGGCEHVDTIESIARTRACTLFGAQYANVQPHAGSQANMAVFMGFLKPGDTFLAMDLAHGGHLTHGMGLNFSGILYNAVHYGVRESDHRIDFDQVARLAKEHKPKLIIAGASAYPREIDHGKFAEIAKSVGALFMVDMAHYSGLVAAGLHNSPVPHADFVTSTSHKTLRGPRSGFILCKEEHGKTIDKTVFPGLQGGPLEHVVAGKAVCFREAAQPAFKQYIEQVIKNARALAETLVAGGVRLASGGTDNHLMLCDVTSVGLTGKIAEHALDVAGVTANKNMIPYDTRKPLDPSGIRLGTPALTTRGMKEAEMQQVGQWILQIFKHPEDATTLGKIRQEICEFCKNYPVPGIAL; encoded by the coding sequence ATGGCCGACCGTATGCCTGTGCTGACCGCTGCAGATCCTGAGATTGCTGGTGCAATTCGACAAGAAGAAGTCCGGCAGCATGACGGTCTGGAACTGATTGCCTCAGAGAATTACACCAGTCAGTCTGTACTTGAAGCTGTAGGCTCAGTCCTCACGAATAAGTATGCCGAAGGGTATCCGGGTCGACGTTATTATGGTGGTTGCGAGCATGTGGATACGATCGAGTCCATTGCTCGAACACGGGCCTGCACGCTGTTCGGTGCTCAATATGCGAACGTGCAGCCTCATGCCGGTTCTCAGGCCAATATGGCTGTCTTTATGGGCTTTTTGAAGCCGGGAGACACTTTTCTGGCGATGGATCTGGCCCATGGTGGCCATCTCACGCATGGCATGGGATTGAATTTTTCGGGAATTCTTTACAACGCCGTTCATTATGGTGTACGAGAGTCGGATCACCGGATTGATTTTGATCAGGTGGCTCGTCTGGCAAAGGAGCACAAGCCGAAGCTGATTATTGCGGGAGCCAGTGCATATCCACGCGAAATCGACCACGGAAAGTTCGCCGAAATCGCGAAATCCGTGGGTGCATTGTTCATGGTCGATATGGCCCATTATTCCGGATTGGTGGCAGCGGGCCTGCACAACAGCCCGGTGCCCCATGCGGACTTTGTGACTTCGACCTCTCACAAAACTTTGCGCGGGCCCCGATCCGGGTTTATCCTCTGCAAAGAAGAGCATGGCAAAACGATCGACAAAACAGTCTTTCCAGGATTGCAGGGAGGGCCTCTGGAGCATGTGGTCGCTGGTAAAGCGGTCTGCTTCCGTGAAGCGGCTCAACCAGCTTTCAAGCAATACATTGAACAGGTCATCAAAAACGCCCGGGCGTTGGCTGAAACATTAGTGGCCGGGGGCGTGCGTCTGGCTTCTGGGGGGACGGATAATCACCTGATGCTGTGCGACGTCACATCTGTCGGTCTGACTGGGAAAATCGCCGAACATGCGCTGGATGTCGCCGGAGTAACCGCCAATAAAAACATGATTCCTTACGACACACGAAAGCCGCTGGACCCCAGCGGAATTCGACTCGGTACACCGGCGCTCACGACTCGAGGAATGAAAGAAGCGGAAATGCAGCAGGTCGGTCAGTGGATCCTGCAGATTTTCAAGCATCCGGAAGATGCAACCACCCTGGGCAAGATTCGCCAGGAGATCTGCGAGTTCTGCAAGAATTATCCAGTTCCCGGCATTGCGCTGTAA